A genomic segment from Pectinophora gossypiella chromosome 3, ilPecGoss1.1, whole genome shotgun sequence encodes:
- the LOC126379988 gene encoding rab GTPase-activating protein 1-like isoform X5: protein MTSFVINKDSCRLVGGSKFYEVMDGGASADDSTPSPTEKHDHMKPIESDDEVSDVDQECTVFSGVSYLGAQNIADPKNENDIQRIMKELSSMPESRDGIAVSISIPVCSQGLVVLYQADTNSVMTRYSVNRISFYARGAAGSPVAACFAFTWSHGETKESAVYRCHVFRCHIAEAVSQVSSCFAKAFERIPRSMASSLVGELSAAPSMTGSLTEGAGVAPMQLMHVLECTVDIKESDAKGTFSHVPKERLGFKLRGGIDKQVTITVQQVTNNAPADHDDPQSGTTGGLFIERCFGILLAPGRSVKHSDMRLLEMVSGSSGGSGCSVCALWNAGESALAAFNVASGDGAPAYMSLALDLVIRGIPDPLRLVVECPVKIFPPTERFWYYSKRPLVQQFYINLKECVDPLGVLQYEVASVETSGELDRSRLNLPLSLSSLLPSPLASAPAPPSPSEPDSDGDEPLLSGTGEVSKDCGEDVLVNWAQVLRSWTGPRPRALTHLVRVGVPEALRGEVWLRLAGVDQNDRLMDTYRTLISKVRNWQDCPFEAVIQRDIARTFPAHDFFREAGGLGQDSLLRMARAYAVYDIEVGYCQGLSFLAATLLLHMPEEQAFCLLVRLMYDYKLRELYKDGFEALYMRLHQLDRLMEEQLADLRAHFQMLGIEPHMFASQWFLTVFTARFPLPLVYHILDVFLLQGVDTLFQVAMALLSRSKKDLLLLDFEGVHKYFRVTLPKKCRAEEASRQIVKLACSIKVRRLQKYQAEYEKLIKEAAEKEIINVELEKLKQINTQLQQDKQLLETQLDETRTSLDEAKKNATHFEAVTNDYREICARLDKQLHQIQDTVKDCAACTLKLSQKDNKEESEQKEGEEKIEGASDTEARLRQRVRDLELELAQVKLAHVQAQCSNQELSHQLNTALNEMQTAMNQKQADTPWLVRTLGSIMEAAQNRPSFQTYLPNMNQEPQSPSLQKQHSQSPQSLDRRVSDPYSPDVVRRKKDLNTKRHSMLVESNLTKEAKDLNRRSHDVTNAAIVKNLSMG, encoded by the exons GACTCGTGCCGCCTGGTGGGCGGGTCCAAGTTCTACGAGGTGATGGACGGCGGGGCGTCGGCCGACGACTCCACACCCTCGCCCACTGAGAAGCACGACCACATGAAACCCATCGAGAGCGACGATGAAG TATCCGACGTGGACCAAGAATGCACGGTGTTCAGCGGCGTCAGCTACCTGGGCGCGCAGAACATCGCGGACCCCAAGAACGAGAACGACATCCAGCGCATCATGAAGGAACTCAGCTCCATGCCCGAGAGCCGGGATGGCATCGCCGTCTCTATCTCCATCCCTGTGTGCTCGCAGGGGCTTGTTGT GTTGTACCAGGCGGACACGAACAGCGTGATGACGCGGTACTCTGTCAACCGCATATCGTTctacgcgcgcggcgcggcgggctcGCCTGTGGCGGCATGCTTCGCGTTCACGTGGTCGCACGGCGAGACCAAGGAGTCCGCCGTCTACCGCTGCCATGTGTTCCGCTGCCACATCGCCGAGGCCGTCAGCCAGGTCTCCA GTTGCTTCGCGAAAGCGTTCGAGCGCATTCCTCGCTCGATGGCGTCTTCCCTGGTGGGCGAGCTGAGCGCGGCGCCGTCGATGACGGGGTCACTGACCGAGGGCGCCGGGGTGGCGCCCATGCAACTCATGCATGTCCTGGAGTGCACCGTGGATATTAAGGAGAGCGATGCTAAG GGTACATTCAGCCACGTGCCGAAGGAACGTCTCGGGTTCAAGCTGCGCGGGGGCATAGACAAACAAGTGACGATCACAGTACAACAGGTCACCAACAACGCGCCCGCTGACCACGACGATCCACAG AGTGGGACCACAGGTGGATTGTTTATTGAACGCTGCTTTGGCATCCTACTAGCACCGGGGCGCAGCGTGAAACATTCCGACATGAGGTTGCTTGAAATG GTGAGCGGATCATCAGGTGGGTCCGGCTGCTCAGTGTGCGCGCTGTGGAACGCGGGCGAGTCCGCGCTAGCGGCGTTCAACGTGGCCAGCGGCGACGGCGCACCTGCGTACATGTCGCTGGCGCTCGACCTCGTCATCCGGGGCATTCCTGACCCCTTGAG ATTGGTGGTCGAGTGTCCGGTGAAAATATTTCCTCCCACCGAGAGGTTCTGGTACTACTCGAAGAGGCCGCTCGTGCAGCAGTTTTACATCAATCTCAAAGAG TGTGTAGACCCACTGGGGGTGCTCCAGTACGAGGTGGCGAGCGTGGAGACGTCGGGCGAGCTGGACCGCTCGCGGCTGAACCTGCCGCTGTCGCTGTCCAGCCTGCTGCCCTCGCCGCTGGCCagcgcgccggcgccgccctCGCCTTCCGAGCCGGACTCAG ATGGGGATGAACCACTCCTGAGTGGTACGGGCGAGGTGTCGAAGGACTGTGGTGAAGATGTGCTAGTCAACTGGGCTCAAGTTCTCAGAAG TTGGACGGGCCCCCGCCCTCGCGCCCTGACGCACCTGGTGCGCGTAGGCGTGCCCGAGGCGCTGCGCGGCGAGGTGTGGCTGCGGCTGGCGGGCGTCGACCAGAACGACCGGCTCATGGACACCTACCGCACGCTCATCAGCAAGGTGAGGAACTGGCAG GACTGCCCATTCGAGGCAGTGATCCAACGCGATATAGCACGAACATTCCCAGCGCATGACTTCTTCCGTGAGGCGGGGGGTTTAGGACAAGACTCTCTGCTACGTATGGCGCGCGCATACGCCGTCTACGACATCGAGGTCGGCTACTGCCAGGGACTCAGCTTCCTAGCCGCCACACTACTGCTGCAT ATGCCAGAAGAGCAAGCGTTCTGCCTGCTCGTGCGTCTGATGTACGACTATAAGTTACGAGAGCTGTACAAAGATGGCTTCGAGGCGCTCTACATGCGGCTGCATCAACTCGACAGGCTTATGGAG GAACAACTAGCAGACCTACGCGCGCATTTCCAAATGCTGGGCATCGAACCACACATGTTCGCGTCACAATGGTTCCTTACAGTGTTCACTGCGAGATTCCCGCTGCCACTG GTGTACCACATCTTGGACGTGTTTTTGCTGCAAGGCGTGGACACGTTGTTCCAAGTGGCGATGGCGCTGCTCTCTCGCTCCAAGAAGGATCTGCTGCTCCTCGACTTTGAGGGTGTCCACAAATATTTCAG GGTGACGCTACCAAAGAAATGTCGCGCAGAGGAGGCATCCAGGCAGATAGTGAAGCTGGCGTGCAGCATCAAAGTACGGCGGCTGCAAAAGTACCAAGCCGAATACGAGAAGCTAATCAAAG AGGCGGCCGAGAAGGAGATAATAAACGTAGAACTGGAAAAGTTAAAGCAAATAAACACACAGTTACAACAAGACAAACAGTTGCTTGAAACACAGCTGGACGAG ACTCGCACGTCGCTTGACGAAGCCAAGAAGAACGCGACTCACTTCGAGGCGGTGACTAACGACTATCGCGAGATCTGTGCGCGGTTGGACAAACAACTACATCAAATACAGGACACCGTTAAAGACTGCGCCGCCTGCACGCTCAAGCTCTCGCAGAAAGATAACAAAGAAG AATCAGAACAAAAAGAAGGCGAGGAGAAAATTGAAGGCGCAAGCGATACAGAAGCGCGACTGCGGCAGCGCGTGCGCGACTTGGAATTGGAGCTGGCTCAGGTTAAACTGGCTCATGTTCAGGCACAGTGCAGCAATCAG GAATTAAGTCATCAATTGAACACGGCGCTGAATGAGATGCAGACTGCTATGAATCAGAAACAAGCTGACACGCCGTGGCTCGTGCGTACACTCG GTTCCATCATGGAAGCAGCACAGAACAGGCCGTCATTCCAAACGTACCTACCGAATATGAACCAAGAACCGCAGTCTCCCTCGCTACAGAAACAACACTCACAAAGCCCGCAGAGTCTCGACAGACGCGTGTCCGACCCGTACAGCCCGGACGTCGTGCGGAGGAAGAAGGATCTCAATACCAAGAGGCACTCGATGCTCGTCGAATCCAACCTCACCAAGGAGGCAAAGGATCTAAACCGACGGAGCCACGACGTGACGAACGCGGCCATCGTAAAAAACCTCTCGATGGGTTGA
- the LOC126379988 gene encoding rab GTPase-activating protein 1-like isoform X4, translating into MTFGKTSYIVLQDSCRLVGGSKFYEVMDGGASADDSTPSPTEKHDHMKPIESDDEVSDVDQECTVFSGVSYLGAQNIADPKNENDIQRIMKELSSMPESRDGIAVSISIPVCSQGLVVLYQADTNSVMTRYSVNRISFYARGAAGSPVAACFAFTWSHGETKESAVYRCHVFRCHIAEAVSQVSSCFAKAFERIPRSMASSLVGELSAAPSMTGSLTEGAGVAPMQLMHVLECTVDIKESDAKGTFSHVPKERLGFKLRGGIDKQVTITVQQVTNNAPADHDDPQSGTTGGLFIERCFGILLAPGRSVKHSDMRLLEMVSGSSGGSGCSVCALWNAGESALAAFNVASGDGAPAYMSLALDLVIRGIPDPLRLVVECPVKIFPPTERFWYYSKRPLVQQFYINLKECVDPLGVLQYEVASVETSGELDRSRLNLPLSLSSLLPSPLASAPAPPSPSEPDSDGDEPLLSGTGEVSKDCGEDVLVNWAQVLRSWTGPRPRALTHLVRVGVPEALRGEVWLRLAGVDQNDRLMDTYRTLISKVRNWQDCPFEAVIQRDIARTFPAHDFFREAGGLGQDSLLRMARAYAVYDIEVGYCQGLSFLAATLLLHMPEEQAFCLLVRLMYDYKLRELYKDGFEALYMRLHQLDRLMEEQLADLRAHFQMLGIEPHMFASQWFLTVFTARFPLPLVYHILDVFLLQGVDTLFQVAMALLSRSKKDLLLLDFEGVHKYFRVTLPKKCRAEEASRQIVKLACSIKVRRLQKYQAEYEKLIKEAAEKEIINVELEKLKQINTQLQQDKQLLETQLDETRTSLDEAKKNATHFEAVTNDYREICARLDKQLHQIQDTVKDCAACTLKLSQKDNKEESEQKEGEEKIEGASDTEARLRQRVRDLELELAQVKLAHVQAQCSNQELSHQLNTALNEMQTAMNQKQADTPWLVRTLGSIMEAAQNRPSFQTYLPNMNQEPQSPSLQKQHSQSPQSLDRRVSDPYSPDVVRRKKDLNTKRHSMLVESNLTKEAKDLNRRSHDVTNAAIVKNLSMG; encoded by the exons GACTCGTGCCGCCTGGTGGGCGGGTCCAAGTTCTACGAGGTGATGGACGGCGGGGCGTCGGCCGACGACTCCACACCCTCGCCCACTGAGAAGCACGACCACATGAAACCCATCGAGAGCGACGATGAAG TATCCGACGTGGACCAAGAATGCACGGTGTTCAGCGGCGTCAGCTACCTGGGCGCGCAGAACATCGCGGACCCCAAGAACGAGAACGACATCCAGCGCATCATGAAGGAACTCAGCTCCATGCCCGAGAGCCGGGATGGCATCGCCGTCTCTATCTCCATCCCTGTGTGCTCGCAGGGGCTTGTTGT GTTGTACCAGGCGGACACGAACAGCGTGATGACGCGGTACTCTGTCAACCGCATATCGTTctacgcgcgcggcgcggcgggctcGCCTGTGGCGGCATGCTTCGCGTTCACGTGGTCGCACGGCGAGACCAAGGAGTCCGCCGTCTACCGCTGCCATGTGTTCCGCTGCCACATCGCCGAGGCCGTCAGCCAGGTCTCCA GTTGCTTCGCGAAAGCGTTCGAGCGCATTCCTCGCTCGATGGCGTCTTCCCTGGTGGGCGAGCTGAGCGCGGCGCCGTCGATGACGGGGTCACTGACCGAGGGCGCCGGGGTGGCGCCCATGCAACTCATGCATGTCCTGGAGTGCACCGTGGATATTAAGGAGAGCGATGCTAAG GGTACATTCAGCCACGTGCCGAAGGAACGTCTCGGGTTCAAGCTGCGCGGGGGCATAGACAAACAAGTGACGATCACAGTACAACAGGTCACCAACAACGCGCCCGCTGACCACGACGATCCACAG AGTGGGACCACAGGTGGATTGTTTATTGAACGCTGCTTTGGCATCCTACTAGCACCGGGGCGCAGCGTGAAACATTCCGACATGAGGTTGCTTGAAATG GTGAGCGGATCATCAGGTGGGTCCGGCTGCTCAGTGTGCGCGCTGTGGAACGCGGGCGAGTCCGCGCTAGCGGCGTTCAACGTGGCCAGCGGCGACGGCGCACCTGCGTACATGTCGCTGGCGCTCGACCTCGTCATCCGGGGCATTCCTGACCCCTTGAG ATTGGTGGTCGAGTGTCCGGTGAAAATATTTCCTCCCACCGAGAGGTTCTGGTACTACTCGAAGAGGCCGCTCGTGCAGCAGTTTTACATCAATCTCAAAGAG TGTGTAGACCCACTGGGGGTGCTCCAGTACGAGGTGGCGAGCGTGGAGACGTCGGGCGAGCTGGACCGCTCGCGGCTGAACCTGCCGCTGTCGCTGTCCAGCCTGCTGCCCTCGCCGCTGGCCagcgcgccggcgccgccctCGCCTTCCGAGCCGGACTCAG ATGGGGATGAACCACTCCTGAGTGGTACGGGCGAGGTGTCGAAGGACTGTGGTGAAGATGTGCTAGTCAACTGGGCTCAAGTTCTCAGAAG TTGGACGGGCCCCCGCCCTCGCGCCCTGACGCACCTGGTGCGCGTAGGCGTGCCCGAGGCGCTGCGCGGCGAGGTGTGGCTGCGGCTGGCGGGCGTCGACCAGAACGACCGGCTCATGGACACCTACCGCACGCTCATCAGCAAGGTGAGGAACTGGCAG GACTGCCCATTCGAGGCAGTGATCCAACGCGATATAGCACGAACATTCCCAGCGCATGACTTCTTCCGTGAGGCGGGGGGTTTAGGACAAGACTCTCTGCTACGTATGGCGCGCGCATACGCCGTCTACGACATCGAGGTCGGCTACTGCCAGGGACTCAGCTTCCTAGCCGCCACACTACTGCTGCAT ATGCCAGAAGAGCAAGCGTTCTGCCTGCTCGTGCGTCTGATGTACGACTATAAGTTACGAGAGCTGTACAAAGATGGCTTCGAGGCGCTCTACATGCGGCTGCATCAACTCGACAGGCTTATGGAG GAACAACTAGCAGACCTACGCGCGCATTTCCAAATGCTGGGCATCGAACCACACATGTTCGCGTCACAATGGTTCCTTACAGTGTTCACTGCGAGATTCCCGCTGCCACTG GTGTACCACATCTTGGACGTGTTTTTGCTGCAAGGCGTGGACACGTTGTTCCAAGTGGCGATGGCGCTGCTCTCTCGCTCCAAGAAGGATCTGCTGCTCCTCGACTTTGAGGGTGTCCACAAATATTTCAG GGTGACGCTACCAAAGAAATGTCGCGCAGAGGAGGCATCCAGGCAGATAGTGAAGCTGGCGTGCAGCATCAAAGTACGGCGGCTGCAAAAGTACCAAGCCGAATACGAGAAGCTAATCAAAG AGGCGGCCGAGAAGGAGATAATAAACGTAGAACTGGAAAAGTTAAAGCAAATAAACACACAGTTACAACAAGACAAACAGTTGCTTGAAACACAGCTGGACGAG ACTCGCACGTCGCTTGACGAAGCCAAGAAGAACGCGACTCACTTCGAGGCGGTGACTAACGACTATCGCGAGATCTGTGCGCGGTTGGACAAACAACTACATCAAATACAGGACACCGTTAAAGACTGCGCCGCCTGCACGCTCAAGCTCTCGCAGAAAGATAACAAAGAAG AATCAGAACAAAAAGAAGGCGAGGAGAAAATTGAAGGCGCAAGCGATACAGAAGCGCGACTGCGGCAGCGCGTGCGCGACTTGGAATTGGAGCTGGCTCAGGTTAAACTGGCTCATGTTCAGGCACAGTGCAGCAATCAG GAATTAAGTCATCAATTGAACACGGCGCTGAATGAGATGCAGACTGCTATGAATCAGAAACAAGCTGACACGCCGTGGCTCGTGCGTACACTCG GTTCCATCATGGAAGCAGCACAGAACAGGCCGTCATTCCAAACGTACCTACCGAATATGAACCAAGAACCGCAGTCTCCCTCGCTACAGAAACAACACTCACAAAGCCCGCAGAGTCTCGACAGACGCGTGTCCGACCCGTACAGCCCGGACGTCGTGCGGAGGAAGAAGGATCTCAATACCAAGAGGCACTCGATGCTCGTCGAATCCAACCTCACCAAGGAGGCAAAGGATCTAAACCGACGGAGCCACGACGTGACGAACGCGGCCATCGTAAAAAACCTCTCGATGGGTTGA
- the LOC126379988 gene encoding rab GTPase-activating protein 1-like isoform X6, which yields MDGGASADDSTPSPTEKHDHMKPIESDDEVSDVDQECTVFSGVSYLGAQNIADPKNENDIQRIMKELSSMPESRDGIAVSISIPVCSQGLVVLYQADTNSVMTRYSVNRISFYARGAAGSPVAACFAFTWSHGETKESAVYRCHVFRCHIAEAVSQVSSCFAKAFERIPRSMASSLVGELSAAPSMTGSLTEGAGVAPMQLMHVLECTVDIKESDAKGTFSHVPKERLGFKLRGGIDKQVTITVQQVTNNAPADHDDPQSGTTGGLFIERCFGILLAPGRSVKHSDMRLLEMVSGSSGGSGCSVCALWNAGESALAAFNVASGDGAPAYMSLALDLVIRGIPDPLRLVVECPVKIFPPTERFWYYSKRPLVQQFYINLKECVDPLGVLQYEVASVETSGELDRSRLNLPLSLSSLLPSPLASAPAPPSPSEPDSDGDEPLLSGTGEVSKDCGEDVLVNWAQVLRSWTGPRPRALTHLVRVGVPEALRGEVWLRLAGVDQNDRLMDTYRTLISKVRNWQDCPFEAVIQRDIARTFPAHDFFREAGGLGQDSLLRMARAYAVYDIEVGYCQGLSFLAATLLLHMPEEQAFCLLVRLMYDYKLRELYKDGFEALYMRLHQLDRLMEEQLADLRAHFQMLGIEPHMFASQWFLTVFTARFPLPLVYHILDVFLLQGVDTLFQVAMALLSRSKKDLLLLDFEGVHKYFRVTLPKKCRAEEASRQIVKLACSIKVRRLQKYQAEYEKLIKEAAEKEIINVELEKLKQINTQLQQDKQLLETQLDETRTSLDEAKKNATHFEAVTNDYREICARLDKQLHQIQDTVKDCAACTLKLSQKDNKEESEQKEGEEKIEGASDTEARLRQRVRDLELELAQVKLAHVQAQCSNQELSHQLNTALNEMQTAMNQKQADTPWLVRTLGSIMEAAQNRPSFQTYLPNMNQEPQSPSLQKQHSQSPQSLDRRVSDPYSPDVVRRKKDLNTKRHSMLVESNLTKEAKDLNRRSHDVTNAAIVKNLSMG from the exons ATGGACGGCGGGGCGTCGGCCGACGACTCCACACCCTCGCCCACTGAGAAGCACGACCACATGAAACCCATCGAGAGCGACGATGAAG TATCCGACGTGGACCAAGAATGCACGGTGTTCAGCGGCGTCAGCTACCTGGGCGCGCAGAACATCGCGGACCCCAAGAACGAGAACGACATCCAGCGCATCATGAAGGAACTCAGCTCCATGCCCGAGAGCCGGGATGGCATCGCCGTCTCTATCTCCATCCCTGTGTGCTCGCAGGGGCTTGTTGT GTTGTACCAGGCGGACACGAACAGCGTGATGACGCGGTACTCTGTCAACCGCATATCGTTctacgcgcgcggcgcggcgggctcGCCTGTGGCGGCATGCTTCGCGTTCACGTGGTCGCACGGCGAGACCAAGGAGTCCGCCGTCTACCGCTGCCATGTGTTCCGCTGCCACATCGCCGAGGCCGTCAGCCAGGTCTCCA GTTGCTTCGCGAAAGCGTTCGAGCGCATTCCTCGCTCGATGGCGTCTTCCCTGGTGGGCGAGCTGAGCGCGGCGCCGTCGATGACGGGGTCACTGACCGAGGGCGCCGGGGTGGCGCCCATGCAACTCATGCATGTCCTGGAGTGCACCGTGGATATTAAGGAGAGCGATGCTAAG GGTACATTCAGCCACGTGCCGAAGGAACGTCTCGGGTTCAAGCTGCGCGGGGGCATAGACAAACAAGTGACGATCACAGTACAACAGGTCACCAACAACGCGCCCGCTGACCACGACGATCCACAG AGTGGGACCACAGGTGGATTGTTTATTGAACGCTGCTTTGGCATCCTACTAGCACCGGGGCGCAGCGTGAAACATTCCGACATGAGGTTGCTTGAAATG GTGAGCGGATCATCAGGTGGGTCCGGCTGCTCAGTGTGCGCGCTGTGGAACGCGGGCGAGTCCGCGCTAGCGGCGTTCAACGTGGCCAGCGGCGACGGCGCACCTGCGTACATGTCGCTGGCGCTCGACCTCGTCATCCGGGGCATTCCTGACCCCTTGAG ATTGGTGGTCGAGTGTCCGGTGAAAATATTTCCTCCCACCGAGAGGTTCTGGTACTACTCGAAGAGGCCGCTCGTGCAGCAGTTTTACATCAATCTCAAAGAG TGTGTAGACCCACTGGGGGTGCTCCAGTACGAGGTGGCGAGCGTGGAGACGTCGGGCGAGCTGGACCGCTCGCGGCTGAACCTGCCGCTGTCGCTGTCCAGCCTGCTGCCCTCGCCGCTGGCCagcgcgccggcgccgccctCGCCTTCCGAGCCGGACTCAG ATGGGGATGAACCACTCCTGAGTGGTACGGGCGAGGTGTCGAAGGACTGTGGTGAAGATGTGCTAGTCAACTGGGCTCAAGTTCTCAGAAG TTGGACGGGCCCCCGCCCTCGCGCCCTGACGCACCTGGTGCGCGTAGGCGTGCCCGAGGCGCTGCGCGGCGAGGTGTGGCTGCGGCTGGCGGGCGTCGACCAGAACGACCGGCTCATGGACACCTACCGCACGCTCATCAGCAAGGTGAGGAACTGGCAG GACTGCCCATTCGAGGCAGTGATCCAACGCGATATAGCACGAACATTCCCAGCGCATGACTTCTTCCGTGAGGCGGGGGGTTTAGGACAAGACTCTCTGCTACGTATGGCGCGCGCATACGCCGTCTACGACATCGAGGTCGGCTACTGCCAGGGACTCAGCTTCCTAGCCGCCACACTACTGCTGCAT ATGCCAGAAGAGCAAGCGTTCTGCCTGCTCGTGCGTCTGATGTACGACTATAAGTTACGAGAGCTGTACAAAGATGGCTTCGAGGCGCTCTACATGCGGCTGCATCAACTCGACAGGCTTATGGAG GAACAACTAGCAGACCTACGCGCGCATTTCCAAATGCTGGGCATCGAACCACACATGTTCGCGTCACAATGGTTCCTTACAGTGTTCACTGCGAGATTCCCGCTGCCACTG GTGTACCACATCTTGGACGTGTTTTTGCTGCAAGGCGTGGACACGTTGTTCCAAGTGGCGATGGCGCTGCTCTCTCGCTCCAAGAAGGATCTGCTGCTCCTCGACTTTGAGGGTGTCCACAAATATTTCAG GGTGACGCTACCAAAGAAATGTCGCGCAGAGGAGGCATCCAGGCAGATAGTGAAGCTGGCGTGCAGCATCAAAGTACGGCGGCTGCAAAAGTACCAAGCCGAATACGAGAAGCTAATCAAAG AGGCGGCCGAGAAGGAGATAATAAACGTAGAACTGGAAAAGTTAAAGCAAATAAACACACAGTTACAACAAGACAAACAGTTGCTTGAAACACAGCTGGACGAG ACTCGCACGTCGCTTGACGAAGCCAAGAAGAACGCGACTCACTTCGAGGCGGTGACTAACGACTATCGCGAGATCTGTGCGCGGTTGGACAAACAACTACATCAAATACAGGACACCGTTAAAGACTGCGCCGCCTGCACGCTCAAGCTCTCGCAGAAAGATAACAAAGAAG AATCAGAACAAAAAGAAGGCGAGGAGAAAATTGAAGGCGCAAGCGATACAGAAGCGCGACTGCGGCAGCGCGTGCGCGACTTGGAATTGGAGCTGGCTCAGGTTAAACTGGCTCATGTTCAGGCACAGTGCAGCAATCAG GAATTAAGTCATCAATTGAACACGGCGCTGAATGAGATGCAGACTGCTATGAATCAGAAACAAGCTGACACGCCGTGGCTCGTGCGTACACTCG GTTCCATCATGGAAGCAGCACAGAACAGGCCGTCATTCCAAACGTACCTACCGAATATGAACCAAGAACCGCAGTCTCCCTCGCTACAGAAACAACACTCACAAAGCCCGCAGAGTCTCGACAGACGCGTGTCCGACCCGTACAGCCCGGACGTCGTGCGGAGGAAGAAGGATCTCAATACCAAGAGGCACTCGATGCTCGTCGAATCCAACCTCACCAAGGAGGCAAAGGATCTAAACCGACGGAGCCACGACGTGACGAACGCGGCCATCGTAAAAAACCTCTCGATGGGTTGA